Proteins encoded by one window of Castor canadensis chromosome 2, mCasCan1.hap1v2, whole genome shotgun sequence:
- the Slc37a4 gene encoding glucose-6-phosphate exchanger SLC37A4 isoform X1 has translation MAAQGYGYYRTVIFTAMFGGYSLYYYNRKTFSFVMPSLVEEIPLDKDDLGLITSSQSAAYAISKFVSGVLSDQMSARWLFSSGLLLVGLVNVIFSWSSTVSVFAALWFLNGLAQGLGWPPCGKILRKWFEPSQFGTWWAILSTSMNLAGGLGPILATILAQNYSWRSTLAISGAICVVVSFLCLLLIHNEPGDVGLRNLDPVPSKGKKGSSKEESTLQELLLSPYLWVLSTGYLVVFGVKTCCTDWGQFFLIQEKGQSALVGSSYMSALEIGGLVGSIAAGYLSDRAMAKVGLSVYGNPRHGLLLFMMAGMTASMYLFRVTVNSDSPKDVAFWTPALHPLAELTGFTEHEIWILVLGAVFGFSSYGPIALFGVIANESAPPNLCGTSHAIVGLMANVGGFLAGLPFSTIAKHYSWSTAFWVAEVICAASTAAFFLLRNIRTKMGRVPKKAE, from the exons ATGGCGGCCCAAGGCTATGGCTATTATCGCACTGTGATCTTCACAGCCATGTTTGGGGGCTACAGCCTGTACTACTACAACCGCAAGACTTTCTCCTTTGTCATGCCATCATTGGTGGAAGAGATCCCTCTGGACAAGGATGATCTGG GGCTCATCACCAGCAGCCAGTCAGCAGCCTATGCCATCAGCAAGTTTGTGAGTGGGGTGCTGTCCGACCAAATGAGTGCTCGCTGGCTCTTCTCTTCTGGGCTGCTCCTGGTTGGCCTGGTCAATGTAATCTTTTCCTGGAGCTCCACTGTATCGGTCTTTGCCGCTCTCTGGTTCCTTAATGGTCTGGCACAGGGGCTGGGCTGGCCCCCCTGTGGGAAGATCCTGCGGAAG TGGTTTGAGCCATCCCAGTTTGGCACTTGGTGGGCCATCCTGTCAACCAGCATGAACCTGGCTGGAGGGCTGGGCCCTATCCTGGCAACCATCCTCGCCCAGAACTATAGCTGGCGCAGCACACTGGCCATATCTGGAGCAATCTGTGTGGTTGTCTCCTTCCTCTGTCTGCTGCTTATTCACAACGAACCTGGTGATGTTGGACTCCGAAACCTGGACCCTGTCCCCTCCAAGGGCAAGAAGG GCTCCTCAAAAGAGGAGAGTACCCTACAGGAGCTGCTGCTATCTCCCTACCTGTGGGTCCTCTCCACCGGCTACCTTGTGGTTTTTGGAGTAAAGACCTGCTGTACAGACTGGGGCCAGTTCTTCCTTATccaggagaaaggacagtctgCCCTCGTGG GTAGCTCCTACATGAGTGCCCTGGAGATTGGGGGCCTTGTAGGTAGCATTGCAGCTGGCTACCTGTCAGACCGAGCCATGGCCAAG GTGGGGCTGTCTGTCTACGGGAACCCTCGCCATGGCCTGTTGCTGTTCATGATGGCTGGCATGACGGCATCCATGTATCTCTTCCGGGTAACAGTGAACAGTGACTCCCCAAAG GATGTTGCTTTCTGGACTCCGGCTCTTCATCCTCTCGCTGAACTCACAGGCTTTACAGAACATGAG ATCTGGATCCTGGTGTTGGGAGCTGTGTTTGGTTTCTCCTCGTATGGTCCCATTGCCTTGTTTGGAGTCATAGCCAATGAGAGTGCCCCTCCCAACTTGTGCGGCACCTCTCATGCCATTGTGGGACTCATGGCCAATG TGGGCGGCTTTCTGGCCGGGCTGCCCTTCAGCACCATTGCCAAGCACTACAGTTGGAGCACAGCATTCTGGGTGGCTGAGGTGATCTGTGCAGCCAGCACAGCTGCCTTCTTCCTGCTCCGAAACATCCGAACTAAGATGGGTCGAGTACCCAAGAAAGCTGAATGA
- the Slc37a4 gene encoding glucose-6-phosphate exchanger SLC37A4 isoform X2 has product MAAQGYGYYRTVIFTAMFGGYSLYYYNRKTFSFVMPSLVEEIPLDKDDLGLITSSQSAAYAISKFVSGVLSDQMSARWLFSSGLLLVGLVNVIFSWSSTVSVFAALWFLNGLAQGLGWPPCGKILRKWFEPSQFGTWWAILSTSMNLAGGLGPILATILAQNYSWRSTLAISGAICVVVSFLCLLLIHNEPGDVGLRNLDPVPSKGKKGSSKEESTLQELLLSPYLWVLSTGYLVVFGVKTCCTDWGQFFLIQEKGQSALVGSSYMSALEIGGLVGSIAAGYLSDRAMAKVGLSVYGNPRHGLLLFMMAGMTASMYLFRVTVNSDSPKIWILVLGAVFGFSSYGPIALFGVIANESAPPNLCGTSHAIVGLMANVGGFLAGLPFSTIAKHYSWSTAFWVAEVICAASTAAFFLLRNIRTKMGRVPKKAE; this is encoded by the exons ATGGCGGCCCAAGGCTATGGCTATTATCGCACTGTGATCTTCACAGCCATGTTTGGGGGCTACAGCCTGTACTACTACAACCGCAAGACTTTCTCCTTTGTCATGCCATCATTGGTGGAAGAGATCCCTCTGGACAAGGATGATCTGG GGCTCATCACCAGCAGCCAGTCAGCAGCCTATGCCATCAGCAAGTTTGTGAGTGGGGTGCTGTCCGACCAAATGAGTGCTCGCTGGCTCTTCTCTTCTGGGCTGCTCCTGGTTGGCCTGGTCAATGTAATCTTTTCCTGGAGCTCCACTGTATCGGTCTTTGCCGCTCTCTGGTTCCTTAATGGTCTGGCACAGGGGCTGGGCTGGCCCCCCTGTGGGAAGATCCTGCGGAAG TGGTTTGAGCCATCCCAGTTTGGCACTTGGTGGGCCATCCTGTCAACCAGCATGAACCTGGCTGGAGGGCTGGGCCCTATCCTGGCAACCATCCTCGCCCAGAACTATAGCTGGCGCAGCACACTGGCCATATCTGGAGCAATCTGTGTGGTTGTCTCCTTCCTCTGTCTGCTGCTTATTCACAACGAACCTGGTGATGTTGGACTCCGAAACCTGGACCCTGTCCCCTCCAAGGGCAAGAAGG GCTCCTCAAAAGAGGAGAGTACCCTACAGGAGCTGCTGCTATCTCCCTACCTGTGGGTCCTCTCCACCGGCTACCTTGTGGTTTTTGGAGTAAAGACCTGCTGTACAGACTGGGGCCAGTTCTTCCTTATccaggagaaaggacagtctgCCCTCGTGG GTAGCTCCTACATGAGTGCCCTGGAGATTGGGGGCCTTGTAGGTAGCATTGCAGCTGGCTACCTGTCAGACCGAGCCATGGCCAAG GTGGGGCTGTCTGTCTACGGGAACCCTCGCCATGGCCTGTTGCTGTTCATGATGGCTGGCATGACGGCATCCATGTATCTCTTCCGGGTAACAGTGAACAGTGACTCCCCAAAG ATCTGGATCCTGGTGTTGGGAGCTGTGTTTGGTTTCTCCTCGTATGGTCCCATTGCCTTGTTTGGAGTCATAGCCAATGAGAGTGCCCCTCCCAACTTGTGCGGCACCTCTCATGCCATTGTGGGACTCATGGCCAATG TGGGCGGCTTTCTGGCCGGGCTGCCCTTCAGCACCATTGCCAAGCACTACAGTTGGAGCACAGCATTCTGGGTGGCTGAGGTGATCTGTGCAGCCAGCACAGCTGCCTTCTTCCTGCTCCGAAACATCCGAACTAAGATGGGTCGAGTACCCAAGAAAGCTGAATGA
- the Slc37a4 gene encoding glucose-6-phosphate exchanger SLC37A4 isoform X3: MIWVSCSLLLSAAGLITSSQSAAYAISKFVSGVLSDQMSARWLFSSGLLLVGLVNVIFSWSSTVSVFAALWFLNGLAQGLGWPPCGKILRKWFEPSQFGTWWAILSTSMNLAGGLGPILATILAQNYSWRSTLAISGAICVVVSFLCLLLIHNEPGDVGLRNLDPVPSKGKKGSSKEESTLQELLLSPYLWVLSTGYLVVFGVKTCCTDWGQFFLIQEKGQSALVGSSYMSALEIGGLVGSIAAGYLSDRAMAKVGLSVYGNPRHGLLLFMMAGMTASMYLFRVTVNSDSPKDVAFWTPALHPLAELTGFTEHEIWILVLGAVFGFSSYGPIALFGVIANESAPPNLCGTSHAIVGLMANVGGFLAGLPFSTIAKHYSWSTAFWVAEVICAASTAAFFLLRNIRTKMGRVPKKAE, encoded by the exons ATGATCTGG GTGTCCTGCTCCCTGCTCCTCTCTGCTGCAGGGCTCATCACCAGCAGCCAGTCAGCAGCCTATGCCATCAGCAAGTTTGTGAGTGGGGTGCTGTCCGACCAAATGAGTGCTCGCTGGCTCTTCTCTTCTGGGCTGCTCCTGGTTGGCCTGGTCAATGTAATCTTTTCCTGGAGCTCCACTGTATCGGTCTTTGCCGCTCTCTGGTTCCTTAATGGTCTGGCACAGGGGCTGGGCTGGCCCCCCTGTGGGAAGATCCTGCGGAAG TGGTTTGAGCCATCCCAGTTTGGCACTTGGTGGGCCATCCTGTCAACCAGCATGAACCTGGCTGGAGGGCTGGGCCCTATCCTGGCAACCATCCTCGCCCAGAACTATAGCTGGCGCAGCACACTGGCCATATCTGGAGCAATCTGTGTGGTTGTCTCCTTCCTCTGTCTGCTGCTTATTCACAACGAACCTGGTGATGTTGGACTCCGAAACCTGGACCCTGTCCCCTCCAAGGGCAAGAAGG GCTCCTCAAAAGAGGAGAGTACCCTACAGGAGCTGCTGCTATCTCCCTACCTGTGGGTCCTCTCCACCGGCTACCTTGTGGTTTTTGGAGTAAAGACCTGCTGTACAGACTGGGGCCAGTTCTTCCTTATccaggagaaaggacagtctgCCCTCGTGG GTAGCTCCTACATGAGTGCCCTGGAGATTGGGGGCCTTGTAGGTAGCATTGCAGCTGGCTACCTGTCAGACCGAGCCATGGCCAAG GTGGGGCTGTCTGTCTACGGGAACCCTCGCCATGGCCTGTTGCTGTTCATGATGGCTGGCATGACGGCATCCATGTATCTCTTCCGGGTAACAGTGAACAGTGACTCCCCAAAG GATGTTGCTTTCTGGACTCCGGCTCTTCATCCTCTCGCTGAACTCACAGGCTTTACAGAACATGAG ATCTGGATCCTGGTGTTGGGAGCTGTGTTTGGTTTCTCCTCGTATGGTCCCATTGCCTTGTTTGGAGTCATAGCCAATGAGAGTGCCCCTCCCAACTTGTGCGGCACCTCTCATGCCATTGTGGGACTCATGGCCAATG TGGGCGGCTTTCTGGCCGGGCTGCCCTTCAGCACCATTGCCAAGCACTACAGTTGGAGCACAGCATTCTGGGTGGCTGAGGTGATCTGTGCAGCCAGCACAGCTGCCTTCTTCCTGCTCCGAAACATCCGAACTAAGATGGGTCGAGTACCCAAGAAAGCTGAATGA
- the Slc37a4 gene encoding glucose-6-phosphate exchanger SLC37A4 isoform X4, whose product MSARWLFSSGLLLVGLVNVIFSWSSTVSVFAALWFLNGLAQGLGWPPCGKILRKWFEPSQFGTWWAILSTSMNLAGGLGPILATILAQNYSWRSTLAISGAICVVVSFLCLLLIHNEPGDVGLRNLDPVPSKGKKGSSKEESTLQELLLSPYLWVLSTGYLVVFGVKTCCTDWGQFFLIQEKGQSALVGSSYMSALEIGGLVGSIAAGYLSDRAMAKVGLSVYGNPRHGLLLFMMAGMTASMYLFRVTVNSDSPKIWILVLGAVFGFSSYGPIALFGVIANESAPPNLCGTSHAIVGLMANVGGFLAGLPFSTIAKHYSWSTAFWVAEVICAASTAAFFLLRNIRTKMGRVPKKAE is encoded by the exons ATGAGTGCTCGCTGGCTCTTCTCTTCTGGGCTGCTCCTGGTTGGCCTGGTCAATGTAATCTTTTCCTGGAGCTCCACTGTATCGGTCTTTGCCGCTCTCTGGTTCCTTAATGGTCTGGCACAGGGGCTGGGCTGGCCCCCCTGTGGGAAGATCCTGCGGAAG TGGTTTGAGCCATCCCAGTTTGGCACTTGGTGGGCCATCCTGTCAACCAGCATGAACCTGGCTGGAGGGCTGGGCCCTATCCTGGCAACCATCCTCGCCCAGAACTATAGCTGGCGCAGCACACTGGCCATATCTGGAGCAATCTGTGTGGTTGTCTCCTTCCTCTGTCTGCTGCTTATTCACAACGAACCTGGTGATGTTGGACTCCGAAACCTGGACCCTGTCCCCTCCAAGGGCAAGAAGG GCTCCTCAAAAGAGGAGAGTACCCTACAGGAGCTGCTGCTATCTCCCTACCTGTGGGTCCTCTCCACCGGCTACCTTGTGGTTTTTGGAGTAAAGACCTGCTGTACAGACTGGGGCCAGTTCTTCCTTATccaggagaaaggacagtctgCCCTCGTGG GTAGCTCCTACATGAGTGCCCTGGAGATTGGGGGCCTTGTAGGTAGCATTGCAGCTGGCTACCTGTCAGACCGAGCCATGGCCAAG GTGGGGCTGTCTGTCTACGGGAACCCTCGCCATGGCCTGTTGCTGTTCATGATGGCTGGCATGACGGCATCCATGTATCTCTTCCGGGTAACAGTGAACAGTGACTCCCCAAAG ATCTGGATCCTGGTGTTGGGAGCTGTGTTTGGTTTCTCCTCGTATGGTCCCATTGCCTTGTTTGGAGTCATAGCCAATGAGAGTGCCCCTCCCAACTTGTGCGGCACCTCTCATGCCATTGTGGGACTCATGGCCAATG TGGGCGGCTTTCTGGCCGGGCTGCCCTTCAGCACCATTGCCAAGCACTACAGTTGGAGCACAGCATTCTGGGTGGCTGAGGTGATCTGTGCAGCCAGCACAGCTGCCTTCTTCCTGCTCCGAAACATCCGAACTAAGATGGGTCGAGTACCCAAGAAAGCTGAATGA
- the Trappc4 gene encoding trafficking protein particle complex subunit 4, which translates to MAIFSVYVVNKAGGLIYQFDSYAPRAEAEKTFSYPLDLLLKLHDERVLVAFGQRDGIRVGHAVLAINGIDVNGKYTADGKEVLEYLGNPANYPVSIRFGRPRLTSNEKLMLASMFHSLFAIGSQLSPEQGSSGIEMLETDTFKLHCFQTLTGIKFVVLADPRQAGIDSLLRKIYEIYSDFALKNPFYSLEMPIRCELFDQNLKLALEVAEKAGTFGPGS; encoded by the exons ATGGCGATTTTTAGTGTGTACGTGGTGAACAAAGCTGGCGGCCTGATTTACCAGTTTGATAGCTACGCGCCACGAGCTGAGGCTGAGAAAACTTTCAGTTACCCTCTGGACCTGCTGCTCAAGCTGCACGACGAGCGTGTGCTGGTCGCCTTCGGCCAGCGCGACGGCATCCGGG TGGGCCACGCAGTGCTGGCCATCAACGGCATAGACGTGAACGGCAAGTACACGGCCGACGGGAAAGAGGTGCTGGAGTATCTGGGTAACCCTGCTAATTACCCGGTGTCTATTAGATTCGGCCGTCCCCGTCTCACCTCCAATGAGAAACTCATGCTGGCCTCCATGTTCCACTC GCTCTTTGCCATTGGCTCCCAGCTGTCTCCTGAACAAGGAAGCTCAGGCATTGAAATGCTGGAGACAGACACATTCAAACTGCACTGCTTCCAGACACTGACAG GGATCAAGTTTGTGGTGCTGGCAGATCCTAGGCAAGCTGGAATAGATTCTCTTCTCCGAAAAATTTATGAGATTTACTCGGACTTTGCCCTCAAGAATCCATTCTATTCCTTGGAAATGCCTATCAG ATGTGAGCTGTTTGATCAAAACCTGAAGTTAGCTCTGGAGGTGGCAGAAAAGGCTGGAACTTTTGGACCTGGGTCATAA
- the Rps25 gene encoding small ribosomal subunit protein eS25 — protein sequence MPPKDDKKKKDAGKSAKKDKDPVNKSGGKAKKKKWSKGKVRDKLNNLVLFDKATYDKLCKEVPNYKLITPAVVSERLKIRGSLARAALQELLSKGLIKLVSKHRAQVIYTRNTKGGDAPAAGEDA from the exons ATG CCGCCCAAGGacgacaagaagaagaaagacgcCGGAAAGTCAGCCAAGAAGGACAAAGACCCAGTAAACAAATCTGGGGGCAAGGCCAAAAAGAAG AAGTGGTCCAAAGGCAAAGTTCGGGACAAGCTCAACAACCTAGTTCTGTTTGACAAAGCCACTTATGACAAACTGTGTAAAGAAGTTCCCAACTATAAGCTTATAACTCCAGCTGTGGTCTCTGAGAGGCTGAAGATTCGGGGTTCTCTGGCCAGGGCAGCCCTTCAGGAGCTCCTTAGTAAAG GACTTATCAAATTGGTTTCAAAGCACAGAGCTCAAGTAATTTACACAAGAAATACTAAGGGTGGAGATGCTCCAGCTGCTGGTGAAGATGCATGA
- the Cenatac gene encoding centrosomal AT-AC splicing factor isoform X2 codes for MAPPQRCPLCRQTFFCGRGHVYSRKHQRQLKAALERLLPQVEAARKAIRAAQVERYVPEHERCCWCLCCGCEVRKHLSHGNLTVLHGGLLEHLASPEHKKATNKFWWENKAEVQMKEKFLISPQDYARFKKSMVKGLDSFEEKEDEVIKEMAAQIREVEQTRQEVVRSVLEVGFPRRIQSTSGRARPRRGFFSTWKLERNEQPSSFQLTAALTVGNIHSGATPPWMIQDEEYSYGNQQIGPSYEEFLKEKERQKLKKLPPDRVGANFDHSSSTSAGWLPSFGRVWNNGRRWQSRYAPSFRTPALLLLKISTFTLLIHHFLSDINSKLKLQQGTNSSHIKQKANCSQSSNHHKAQKSQPFIPSTKSFPIVFLRKQTYPFI; via the exons ATGGCGCCGCCGCAGCGCTGTCCTCTGTGTCGCCAGACCTTCTTCTGTGGTCGCGGACACGTCTACAGCCGCAAGCACCAGCGGCAGCTGAAGGCGGCTCTGGAGCGACTCCTGCCCCAG GTGGAGGCCGCCCGCAAGGCCATCCGCGCCGCGCAGGTGGAGCGTTACGTGCCAGAGCACGAGCGATGCTGTTGGTGCCTGTGCTGCGGCTGCGAGGTGCGGAAACACCTGAGCCACGGAAACCTGACGGTGCTGCACGGGGGGCTGTTGGAGCACTTGGCCAG CCCAGAGCACAAGAAAGCAACCAACAAATTCTGGTGGGAAAACAAGGCTGAGGTccagatgaaagaaaaatttctgaTCTCCCCCCAGGATTATGCCCG ATTTAAGAAATCCATGGTGAAAGGCTTGGATTCCTTTGAAGAAAAAGAGGATGAGGTGATCAAAGAG ATGGCAGCTCAGATCCGGGAGGTAGAGCAGACCCGGCAAGAGGTGGTCCGATCTGTCTTAGAGGTTGGTTTCCCTCGGAGGATCCAGAGCA CCTCAGGCAGAGCCAGACCCAGAAGAGGGTTCTTCAGTACCTGGAAGCTGGAAAGGAATGAACAG CCAAGTAGCTTCCAGCTCACAGCAGCTCTCACAGTTGG TAACATCCACTCAG GTGCCACCCCTCCCTGGATGATCCAAGATGAGGAATACAGCTATGGAAACCAACAAATAGGACCTTCTTATGAAGAATTTCTTAAGGAAA AGGAAAGACAGAAACTCAAGAAACTTCCCCCAGACCGAGTTGGGGCCAACTTCGATCACAGCTCCAGCACCAGTGCAGGCTGGCTACCCTCTTTTGGCAGAGTGTGGAATAATGGACGCCGCTGGCAGTCCAGGTATGCTCCCAGTTTTAGAACTCCAGCCCTACTACTCTTGAAGATCTCAACCTTCACCCTGCTAATCCATCATTTCCTTTCAGACATCAATTCAAAACTGAAACTGCAGCAAGGAACAAACAGCAGTCACATAAAGCAAAAAGCTAATTGTTCCCAATCTTCTAATCACCATAAGGCTCAAAAAAGTCAACCATTTATTCCTTCCACCAAATCCTTTCCAATTGTTTTCCTTAGAAAACAGACATACCCATTCATTtga
- the Cenatac gene encoding centrosomal AT-AC splicing factor isoform X1, with the protein MAPPQRCPLCRQTFFCGRGHVYSRKHQRQLKAALERLLPQVEAARKAIRAAQVERYVPEHERCCWCLCCGCEVRKHLSHGNLTVLHGGLLEHLASPEHKKATNKFWWENKAEVQMKEKFLISPQDYARFKKSMVKGLDSFEEKEDEVIKEMAAQIREVEQTRQEVVRSVLEPQAEPDPEEGSSVPGSWKGMNSQVASSSQQLSQLDTQPAPELDWMEMGQPLTFIGHQDMPGVGNIHSGATPPWMIQDEEYSYGNQQIGPSYEEFLKEKERQKLKKLPPDRVGANFDHSSSTSAGWLPSFGRVWNNGRRWQSRYAPSFRTPALLLLKISTFTLLIHHFLSDINSKLKLQQGTNSSHIKQKANCSQSSNHHKAQKSQPFIPSTKSFPIVFLRKQTYPFI; encoded by the exons ATGGCGCCGCCGCAGCGCTGTCCTCTGTGTCGCCAGACCTTCTTCTGTGGTCGCGGACACGTCTACAGCCGCAAGCACCAGCGGCAGCTGAAGGCGGCTCTGGAGCGACTCCTGCCCCAG GTGGAGGCCGCCCGCAAGGCCATCCGCGCCGCGCAGGTGGAGCGTTACGTGCCAGAGCACGAGCGATGCTGTTGGTGCCTGTGCTGCGGCTGCGAGGTGCGGAAACACCTGAGCCACGGAAACCTGACGGTGCTGCACGGGGGGCTGTTGGAGCACTTGGCCAG CCCAGAGCACAAGAAAGCAACCAACAAATTCTGGTGGGAAAACAAGGCTGAGGTccagatgaaagaaaaatttctgaTCTCCCCCCAGGATTATGCCCG ATTTAAGAAATCCATGGTGAAAGGCTTGGATTCCTTTGAAGAAAAAGAGGATGAGGTGATCAAAGAG ATGGCAGCTCAGATCCGGGAGGTAGAGCAGACCCGGCAAGAGGTGGTCCGATCTGTCTTAGAG CCTCAGGCAGAGCCAGACCCAGAAGAGGGTTCTTCAGTACCTGGAAGCTGGAAAGGAATGAACAG CCAAGTAGCTTCCAGCTCACAGCAGCTCTCACAGTTGGACACGCAACCAGCTCCAGAGCTTGACTGGATGGAGATGGGACAACCTCTAACGTTCATTGGTCATCAG GATATGCCTGGAGTTGGTAACATCCACTCAG GTGCCACCCCTCCCTGGATGATCCAAGATGAGGAATACAGCTATGGAAACCAACAAATAGGACCTTCTTATGAAGAATTTCTTAAGGAAA AGGAAAGACAGAAACTCAAGAAACTTCCCCCAGACCGAGTTGGGGCCAACTTCGATCACAGCTCCAGCACCAGTGCAGGCTGGCTACCCTCTTTTGGCAGAGTGTGGAATAATGGACGCCGCTGGCAGTCCAGGTATGCTCCCAGTTTTAGAACTCCAGCCCTACTACTCTTGAAGATCTCAACCTTCACCCTGCTAATCCATCATTTCCTTTCAGACATCAATTCAAAACTGAAACTGCAGCAAGGAACAAACAGCAGTCACATAAAGCAAAAAGCTAATTGTTCCCAATCTTCTAATCACCATAAGGCTCAAAAAAGTCAACCATTTATTCCTTCCACCAAATCCTTTCCAATTGTTTTCCTTAGAAAACAGACATACCCATTCATTtga
- the Cenatac gene encoding centrosomal AT-AC splicing factor isoform X3 — translation MAPPQRCPLCRQTFFCGRGHVYSRKHQRQLKAALERLLPQVEAARKAIRAAQVERYVPEHERCCWCLCCGCEVRKHLSHGNLTVLHGGLLEHLASPEHKKATNKFWWENKAEVQMKEKFLISPQDYARFKKSMVKGLDSFEEKEDEVIKEMAAQIREVEQTRQEVVRSVLEPQAEPDPEEGSSVPGSWKGMNSQVASSSQQLSQLDTQPAPELDWMEMGQPLTFIGHQDMPGVGNIHSGATPPWMIQDEEYSYGNQQIGPSYEEFLKEKERQKLKKLPPDRVGANFDHSSSTSAGWLPSFGRVWNNGRRWQSRHQFKTETAARNKQQSHKAKS, via the exons ATGGCGCCGCCGCAGCGCTGTCCTCTGTGTCGCCAGACCTTCTTCTGTGGTCGCGGACACGTCTACAGCCGCAAGCACCAGCGGCAGCTGAAGGCGGCTCTGGAGCGACTCCTGCCCCAG GTGGAGGCCGCCCGCAAGGCCATCCGCGCCGCGCAGGTGGAGCGTTACGTGCCAGAGCACGAGCGATGCTGTTGGTGCCTGTGCTGCGGCTGCGAGGTGCGGAAACACCTGAGCCACGGAAACCTGACGGTGCTGCACGGGGGGCTGTTGGAGCACTTGGCCAG CCCAGAGCACAAGAAAGCAACCAACAAATTCTGGTGGGAAAACAAGGCTGAGGTccagatgaaagaaaaatttctgaTCTCCCCCCAGGATTATGCCCG ATTTAAGAAATCCATGGTGAAAGGCTTGGATTCCTTTGAAGAAAAAGAGGATGAGGTGATCAAAGAG ATGGCAGCTCAGATCCGGGAGGTAGAGCAGACCCGGCAAGAGGTGGTCCGATCTGTCTTAGAG CCTCAGGCAGAGCCAGACCCAGAAGAGGGTTCTTCAGTACCTGGAAGCTGGAAAGGAATGAACAG CCAAGTAGCTTCCAGCTCACAGCAGCTCTCACAGTTGGACACGCAACCAGCTCCAGAGCTTGACTGGATGGAGATGGGACAACCTCTAACGTTCATTGGTCATCAG GATATGCCTGGAGTTGGTAACATCCACTCAG GTGCCACCCCTCCCTGGATGATCCAAGATGAGGAATACAGCTATGGAAACCAACAAATAGGACCTTCTTATGAAGAATTTCTTAAGGAAA AGGAAAGACAGAAACTCAAGAAACTTCCCCCAGACCGAGTTGGGGCCAACTTCGATCACAGCTCCAGCACCAGTGCAGGCTGGCTACCCTCTTTTGGCAGAGTGTGGAATAATGGACGCCGCTGGCAGTCCAG ACATCAATTCAAAACTGAAACTGCAGCAAGGAACAAACAGCAGTCACATAAAGCAAAAAGCTAA
- the Foxr1 gene encoding forkhead box protein R1: MWVNPNIVYPPGKLEIGELKKEEDLPSMLPSPQPPLKEEETSFPEATGEQLLLSSSCEQSPTQKRKRKRFAASPCTWELTEEEEAEDQDDSSSVALPSPHTRAPLQNRRLRQAISPEGRLWSRPPLNYFHLIALALRNSPPCGLNVQQIYSFTRQHFPFFRTAPEGWKNTVRHNLCFRDSFEKVPVSMQGEASTRPRSCLWKLTEEGHRRFAEEARALASTRLESIQQCMSQPDVMPFLFDL; this comes from the exons ATGTGGGTGAACCCCAACATCGTGTATCCCCCTGGCAAGCTGGAGATTGGAGAACTCAAGAAGGAGGAGGATCTGCCAAGCAtgctcccctcccctcagccACCCCTAAAGGAGGAAGAAACCAGCTTCCCAGAGGCCACAGGGGAGCAGTTGCTGCTGTCTTCCTCCTGCGAGCAGTCACCCACTCAGAAGCGGAAACGGAAGCGATTTGCTGCTTCCCCCTGCACCTGGGAG CTCACAGAAGAGGAGGAGGCTGAGGACCAGGATGACAGCTCCTCTGTGGCTCTCCCATCCCCTCACACAAGGGCCCCCCTCCAGAATCGGAGGCTTCGGCAAGCCATCAGCCCAGAGGGGAGGCTCTGGTCCCGGCCCCCTCTCAATTACTTCCACCTAATTGCCCTGGCACTAAGAAACAGTCCCCCCTGTGGCCTCAACGTGCAGCAGATCTACAGTTTCACTCG ACAACACTTCCCCTTTTTCCGGACGGCTCCAGAAGGCTGGAAGAATACTGTCCGTCACAATCTCTGTTTCCGAGACAGCTTTGAAAAAGTGCCGGTCAGCATGCAGGGTGAGGCCAGCACACGGCCTCGATCCTGCCTCTGGAAGTTGACCGAGGAGGGACACCGCCGCTTTGCGGAGGAGGCCCGCGCATTGGCTTCCACTCGGCTGGAAAGTATCCAGCAGTGCATGAGCCAGCCAG atGTGATGCCCTTCCTCTTTGACCTGTAA